A single genomic interval of Cucumis sativus cultivar 9930 chromosome 7, Cucumber_9930_V3, whole genome shotgun sequence harbors:
- the LOC101217790 gene encoding LOW QUALITY PROTEIN: 7-deoxyloganetin glucosyltransferase (The sequence of the model RefSeq protein was modified relative to this genomic sequence to represent the inferred CDS: substituted 1 base at 1 genomic stop codon), producing the protein MGSLTKVNQGKHQPHAVFVPYPSQGHISPMLKLAKLFHHKGFHITFVNTEYNHRRLLRSXGPNSLDGLPDFHFRAIPDGLPPSNGNATQHVPSLCYSTSRNCLAPFCSLISEINSSGTVPPVSCIIGDGIMTFTVFAAQEFGIPTAAFWTASACGCLGYMQYAKLVEQGLVPFKDENFMTNGDLEETIEWIPPMEKISLRDIPSFIRTTDKDDIMLNFFIEQFETFPKANAIIINTFDSLEHHVLEALSSKLPPIYPIGPINSLVAELIKDDKVKDIRSNLWDEQSECMKWLDSQQPNSVVYVNFGSVTVMSPQHLVEFAWGLANSEKPFLWIVRPDLVEGETALLPAEFLVETKERGMLADWCNQEEVLKHSSVGGFLTHSGWNSTMESIVGGVAMISWPFFAEQQTNCRYCKTEWGNGLEIDSNVRREDVEKLVRELMEGEKGEDMKRNAKEWKRKAEEACKIGGSSPTNLDRVISEILSSKEKSNLNSQN; encoded by the exons ATGGGCTCTCTTACCAAAGTAAACCAAGGAAAACACCAACCACATGCAGTGTTCGTCCCATACCCATCTCAAGGCCACATAAGTCCCATGCTAAAGCTTGCAAAACTCTTTCACCACAAAGGCTTTCACATAACTTTTGTCAACACAGAATACAACCATAGACGTCTCCTTAGATCCTGAGGTCCCAACTCTTTGGATGGCTTGCCTGACTTTCATTTCAGAGCCATTCCCGACGGCCTCCCACCGTCCAACGGCAACGCCACCCAACATGTTCCTTCACTCTGCTATTCCACTTCCCGCAATTGTTTGGCTCCATTCTGTAGCCTCATTTCGGAGATCAACTCGAGTGGAACTGTTCCACCCGTTTCCTGTATTATTGGCGATGGGATCATGACTTTCACTGTTTTTGCTGCCCAGGAATTTGGTATTCCCACTGCTGCGTTTTGGACGGCTAGTGCTTGTGGGTGCCTTGGATATATGCAGTATGCTAAGCTTGTTGAACAGGGCTTGGTTCCTTTTAAAG ATGAAAACTTCATGACTAACGGGGATCTAGAAGAAACAATAGAATGGATCCCGCCAATGGAGAAAATTAGCTTGAGAGACATTCCAAGCTTTATCAGAACAACAGACAAAGACGACATAATGCTCAACTTTTTCATCGAACAATTTGAAACATTCCCCAAAGCCAATGCAATAATCATAAATACATTTGATTCCTTAGAGCACCACGTGTTGGAAGCACTTTCCTCAAAACTCCCTCCCATTTACCCAATTGGTCCAATCAACTCATTAGTTGCCGAGTTAATCAAAGACGACAAAGTCAAGGACATCCGTTCAAATCTATGGGACGAGCAATCAGAATGCATGAAATGGCTTGATTCACAACAACCCAACTCAGTAGTTTACGTCAACTTTGGAAGCGTAACTGTGATGTCTCCTCAACACTTGGTGGAATTTGCATGGGGACTTGCCAATAGTGAGAAGCCCTTCTTGTGGATCGTAAGGCCGGATCTAGTGGAAGGGGAGACGGCATTGTTGCCGGCGGAGTTTTTGGTAGAAACGAAAGAAAGAGGGATGTTGGCGGATTGGTGTAACCAAGAAGAGGTTTTGAAACATTCTTCGGTTGGAGGGTTTTTGACGCATAGTGGATGGAACTCGACGATGGAGAGTATTGTGGGAGGAGTGGCTATGATATCGTGGCCGTTCTTTGCAGAACAACAAACCAATTGTCGTTATTGTAAGACGGAGTGGGGAAATGGGTTGGAGATTGATAGCAATGTGAGGAGGGAGGATGTGGAGAAGCTTGTGAGGGAGTTGATGGAAGGAGAAAAGGGTGAAGACATGAAGAGAAATGCCAAAGAGTGGAAGAGGAAGGCTGAAGAGGCTTGTAAGATTGGTGGGTCATCGCCAACAAATTTAGATCGAGTCATTTCTGAAATTCTTTCCagcaaagaaaaatcaaacctcAACTCTCAAAATTAA